The Brassica napus cultivar Da-Ae chromosome C7, Da-Ae, whole genome shotgun sequence genome has a segment encoding these proteins:
- the LOC111207470 gene encoding uncharacterized protein LOC111207470 isoform X2, protein MQPLTSQQESVLISPSDEAKVADSEENSLKDEVESIENSDIGPQGDEASGEDKLLGTEDSSFDGIVSDGTDATENFTSETTPEAELKLHVQSDPDMPESEKIISESESIDSQKSGITGAENPEEPDSLPDTEPTNVSDLDNQADSQKESIDLDSATETVAVGVLVASQSDSTSDPHTVPLNATGSAFSTVTEDLPEVNGTPEDLAAESMSSISDVDTAKEVESSETPVSESTYLSKNELSVDSEVELTDNGLLETSSGGSAFSSAGIPAPSVSFQVNPGKILVPAAADQVQCQAFAALQVLKVIETDTKPSDLCTRREYARWLVSASSALSRNTTSKVYPAMHIENVTELAFDDITPEDPDFSSIQGLAEAGLITSKLSNRDLLNDVEGTFLFSPESLLSRQDLISWKMALEKRQLPEADKKMLYDLSGFIDIEKINPDAWPAIIADLSTGEQGIAALAFGCTRLFQPHKPVTKAQAAIALSNGEASDIVIEELARIEAESMAEKAVSAHNALVAEVEKDVNASFEKELSMEREKIEAVEKMAEQVKLELEQLREKREEENLVLVKERAAVESEMEVLSRLRREAEEKLEDLMSNKAEISFEKEKVSSLRKEAEEESQRISKLQYELEVERKALSMARSWAEEEGKRAREQARALEEARKRWETNGLRVIVDKDLQENVETEQSVLLNTVERSSIEGTEERAQTLMNKLTEMAESVGKKSREVISMVMEKIRLWITVLKEYAENLGKRAGEMREAAVVKAKGAAKEVEKGTVQVGDKVKRMAEECRDGVGKITQRFKT, encoded by the exons ATGCAGCCGTTGACTTCTCAGCAGGAAAGCGTGCTTATTTCACCTAGTGATGAAGCCAAGGTAGCTGACAGTGAGGAAAACAGTCTTAAGGACGAGGTTGAGAGTATAGAAAACAGTGATATAGGCCCGCAAGGTGATGAAGCGTCTGGTGAAGATAAACTACTGGGTACTGAGGATTCGTCATTTGATGGTATCGTATCTGATGGAACAGATGCCACTGAAAATTTCACTTCCGAGACTACGCCTGAAGCAGAGCTGAAGCTCCATGTTCAGTCGGATCCTGACATGCCAGAGAGTGAGAAAATAATTTCTGAATCTGAGTCTATAGATTCACAAAAGAGTGGTATTACTGGAGCGGAAAATCCAGAAGAACCTGATAGCCTTCCAGACACTGAACCAACCAATGTGTCTGATTTAGATAATCAAGCCGACAGTCAGAAAGAATCTATAGACTTGGATTCAGCCACTGAGACTGTAGCTGTTGGCGTTTTGGTTGCCTCACAGTCAGATTCGACTTCGGATCCTCACACTGTGCCACTAAATGCCACGGGGTCAGCATTCTCGACTGTGACTGAGGATCTTCCTGAGGTAAACGGAACACCTGAGGACTTGGCTGCGGAAAGTATGTCATCAATCTCGGACGTAGATACAGCGAAAGAAGTTGAATCTTCAGAAACTCCTGTGTCAGAATCAACATATTTGTCAAAAAATGAACTTAGCGTGGATAGTGAAGTCGAGCTTACCGACAATGGACTTCTGGAAACATCGAGTGGTGGAAGTGCATTTTCTTCTGCAGGAATTCCTGCACCTTCAGTATCTTTTCAAGTGAATCCTGGAAAGATTCTTGTCCCTGCAGCTGCAGATCAGGTCCAGTGTCAAGCATTTGCTGCTCTGCAAGTTCTGAag GTCATTGAAACTGACACCAAACCTAGCGATCTATGTACTCGCAGAGAATATGCCAGGTGGCTGGTTTCTGCCAGCAGCGCATTATCTAG GAACACGACCTCAAAAGTGTATCCTGCTATGCATATAGAGAATGTTACGGAGCTTGCTTTCGATGACATTACTCCTGAAGACCCTGATTTTTCATCCATTCAAG GGTTGGCTGAAGCAGGACTTATCACAAGCAAGCTTTCTAACCGCGATTTGCTTAACGATGTTGAAGGCACATTCTTGTTTTCCCCTGAAAG CCTTCTTTCACGCCAGGATCTTATAAGCTGGAAAATGGCCTTGGAGAAACGACAGCTTCCAGAAGCTGATAAAAAG ATGCTGTATGACCTCTCGGGTTTCATTGATATCGAAAAGATAAACCCAGATGCATGGCCTGCCATCATCGCCGATTTATCTACCGGAGAACAAGGAATCGCTGCCCTTGCATTTG GTTGTACAAGGTTGTTTCAGCCTCATAAACCCGTCACTAAAGCTCAAGCTGCCATTGCTCTCTCAAATGGTGAGGCTTCTGACATAGTCATTGAAGAACTGGCACGCATCGAAGCAGAATCAATGGCTGAAAAGGCCGTGTCTGCACATAACGCCCTGGTTGCCGAGGTCGAAAAGGATGTCAATGCCAGCTTCGAGAAAGAGCTTTCCATGGAACGAGAAAAGATTGAAGCAGTTGAGAAAATGGCAGAACAGGTGAAACTGGAGTTGGAGCAGCTGAGGGagaagagagaggaagagaatcTGGTGTTGGTGAAAGAACGAGCTGCAGTTGAGTCAGAAATGGAGGTGCTCTCAAGGTTAAGACGTGAAGCTGAAGAGAAGCTGGAAGACTTGATGAGCAACAAGGCAGAGATATCTTTCGAGAAGGAAAAGGTTTCCAGTCTTCGaaaagaagctgaagaagagaGCCAGCGGATTTCAAAGTTGCAGTATGAATTGGAAGTAGAGCGTAAAGCACTCTCCATGGCCAG ATCATGGGCCGAGGAGGAAGGAAAGAGAGCTAGAGAGCAAGCTAGAGCTTTAGAAGAGGCTAGAAAGCGATGGGAGACAAACGGACTAAGAGTTATTGTTGACAAAGACCTTCAAGAGAATGTAGAGACTGAACAAAGCGTACTGCTAAACACCGTAGAGCGATCTTCCATTGAAGGAACCGAGGAGAGAGCCCAAACCCTTATGAATAAGCTGACGGAGATGGCAGAATCCGTGGGTAAAAAGTCCCGGGAGGTGATATCCATGGTGATGGAGAAGATACGTTTATGGATTACAGTCTTGAAGGAATACGCTGAAAATCTGGGGAAGCGAGCGGGAGAAATGAGAGAGGCAGCCGTTGTTAAAGCAAAAGGAGCAGCAAAGGAGGTTGAGAAAGGGACGGTTCAGGTAGGCGATAAGGTGAAGAGAATGGCTGAGGAGTGTAGAGACGGAGTTGGGAAGATCACTCAGAGGTTCAAGACCTAA
- the LOC111207470 gene encoding uncharacterized protein LOC111207470 isoform X1 — MASATATWTPTSLQLRLALSSGVRRKPNAVCLRPSRIGRKSVCGVVCCVSQKPEVEAWTGSDSSNPPADGLAGWADSGNGNGNGNGNGNKSSRAKKKSLIEGVVGAGVAGIVLFAGLSFAVASFNKRNHSRLKPEMQPLTSQQESVLISPSDEAKVADSEENSLKDEVESIENSDIGPQGDEASGEDKLLGTEDSSFDGIVSDGTDATENFTSETTPEAELKLHVQSDPDMPESEKIISESESIDSQKSGITGAENPEEPDSLPDTEPTNVSDLDNQADSQKESIDLDSATETVAVGVLVASQSDSTSDPHTVPLNATGSAFSTVTEDLPEVNGTPEDLAAESMSSISDVDTAKEVESSETPVSESTYLSKNELSVDSEVELTDNGLLETSSGGSAFSSAGIPAPSVSFQVNPGKILVPAAADQVQCQAFAALQVLKVIETDTKPSDLCTRREYARWLVSASSALSRNTTSKVYPAMHIENVTELAFDDITPEDPDFSSIQGLAEAGLITSKLSNRDLLNDVEGTFLFSPESLLSRQDLISWKMALEKRQLPEADKKMLYDLSGFIDIEKINPDAWPAIIADLSTGEQGIAALAFGCTRLFQPHKPVTKAQAAIALSNGEASDIVIEELARIEAESMAEKAVSAHNALVAEVEKDVNASFEKELSMEREKIEAVEKMAEQVKLELEQLREKREEENLVLVKERAAVESEMEVLSRLRREAEEKLEDLMSNKAEISFEKEKVSSLRKEAEEESQRISKLQYELEVERKALSMARSWAEEEGKRAREQARALEEARKRWETNGLRVIVDKDLQENVETEQSVLLNTVERSSIEGTEERAQTLMNKLTEMAESVGKKSREVISMVMEKIRLWITVLKEYAENLGKRAGEMREAAVVKAKGAAKEVEKGTVQVGDKVKRMAEECRDGVGKITQRFKT, encoded by the exons ATGGCTTCTGCGACCGCCACGTGGACTCCTACCTCCCTCCAGCTCCGTCTCGCTTTGAGCTCCGGCGTTCGCCGTAAACCCAACGCCGTCTGCCTACGCCCCTCGCGGATTGGTAGAAAATCTGTTTGTGGAGTTGTCTGTTGCGTTTCGCAGAAGCCGGAAGTGGAGGCGTGGACTGGATCGGATTCGTCGAATCCGCCAGCCGACGGTTTGGCTGGGTGGGCCGATTCCGGTAACGGTAACGGTAACGGTAACGGTAACGGCAACAAGTCTTCTAGAGCTAAGAAGAAGAGTTTGATTGAAG GTGTGGTTGGGGCTGGAGTTGCTGGTATCGTTTTGTTTGCTGGGCTAAGCTTCGCGGTAGCGTCTTTTAACAAGCGTAATCATTCCA GACTCAAACCGGAAATGCAGCCGTTGACTTCTCAGCAGGAAAGCGTGCTTATTTCACCTAGTGATGAAGCCAAGGTAGCTGACAGTGAGGAAAACAGTCTTAAGGACGAGGTTGAGAGTATAGAAAACAGTGATATAGGCCCGCAAGGTGATGAAGCGTCTGGTGAAGATAAACTACTGGGTACTGAGGATTCGTCATTTGATGGTATCGTATCTGATGGAACAGATGCCACTGAAAATTTCACTTCCGAGACTACGCCTGAAGCAGAGCTGAAGCTCCATGTTCAGTCGGATCCTGACATGCCAGAGAGTGAGAAAATAATTTCTGAATCTGAGTCTATAGATTCACAAAAGAGTGGTATTACTGGAGCGGAAAATCCAGAAGAACCTGATAGCCTTCCAGACACTGAACCAACCAATGTGTCTGATTTAGATAATCAAGCCGACAGTCAGAAAGAATCTATAGACTTGGATTCAGCCACTGAGACTGTAGCTGTTGGCGTTTTGGTTGCCTCACAGTCAGATTCGACTTCGGATCCTCACACTGTGCCACTAAATGCCACGGGGTCAGCATTCTCGACTGTGACTGAGGATCTTCCTGAGGTAAACGGAACACCTGAGGACTTGGCTGCGGAAAGTATGTCATCAATCTCGGACGTAGATACAGCGAAAGAAGTTGAATCTTCAGAAACTCCTGTGTCAGAATCAACATATTTGTCAAAAAATGAACTTAGCGTGGATAGTGAAGTCGAGCTTACCGACAATGGACTTCTGGAAACATCGAGTGGTGGAAGTGCATTTTCTTCTGCAGGAATTCCTGCACCTTCAGTATCTTTTCAAGTGAATCCTGGAAAGATTCTTGTCCCTGCAGCTGCAGATCAGGTCCAGTGTCAAGCATTTGCTGCTCTGCAAGTTCTGAag GTCATTGAAACTGACACCAAACCTAGCGATCTATGTACTCGCAGAGAATATGCCAGGTGGCTGGTTTCTGCCAGCAGCGCATTATCTAG GAACACGACCTCAAAAGTGTATCCTGCTATGCATATAGAGAATGTTACGGAGCTTGCTTTCGATGACATTACTCCTGAAGACCCTGATTTTTCATCCATTCAAG GGTTGGCTGAAGCAGGACTTATCACAAGCAAGCTTTCTAACCGCGATTTGCTTAACGATGTTGAAGGCACATTCTTGTTTTCCCCTGAAAG CCTTCTTTCACGCCAGGATCTTATAAGCTGGAAAATGGCCTTGGAGAAACGACAGCTTCCAGAAGCTGATAAAAAG ATGCTGTATGACCTCTCGGGTTTCATTGATATCGAAAAGATAAACCCAGATGCATGGCCTGCCATCATCGCCGATTTATCTACCGGAGAACAAGGAATCGCTGCCCTTGCATTTG GTTGTACAAGGTTGTTTCAGCCTCATAAACCCGTCACTAAAGCTCAAGCTGCCATTGCTCTCTCAAATGGTGAGGCTTCTGACATAGTCATTGAAGAACTGGCACGCATCGAAGCAGAATCAATGGCTGAAAAGGCCGTGTCTGCACATAACGCCCTGGTTGCCGAGGTCGAAAAGGATGTCAATGCCAGCTTCGAGAAAGAGCTTTCCATGGAACGAGAAAAGATTGAAGCAGTTGAGAAAATGGCAGAACAGGTGAAACTGGAGTTGGAGCAGCTGAGGGagaagagagaggaagagaatcTGGTGTTGGTGAAAGAACGAGCTGCAGTTGAGTCAGAAATGGAGGTGCTCTCAAGGTTAAGACGTGAAGCTGAAGAGAAGCTGGAAGACTTGATGAGCAACAAGGCAGAGATATCTTTCGAGAAGGAAAAGGTTTCCAGTCTTCGaaaagaagctgaagaagagaGCCAGCGGATTTCAAAGTTGCAGTATGAATTGGAAGTAGAGCGTAAAGCACTCTCCATGGCCAG ATCATGGGCCGAGGAGGAAGGAAAGAGAGCTAGAGAGCAAGCTAGAGCTTTAGAAGAGGCTAGAAAGCGATGGGAGACAAACGGACTAAGAGTTATTGTTGACAAAGACCTTCAAGAGAATGTAGAGACTGAACAAAGCGTACTGCTAAACACCGTAGAGCGATCTTCCATTGAAGGAACCGAGGAGAGAGCCCAAACCCTTATGAATAAGCTGACGGAGATGGCAGAATCCGTGGGTAAAAAGTCCCGGGAGGTGATATCCATGGTGATGGAGAAGATACGTTTATGGATTACAGTCTTGAAGGAATACGCTGAAAATCTGGGGAAGCGAGCGGGAGAAATGAGAGAGGCAGCCGTTGTTAAAGCAAAAGGAGCAGCAAAGGAGGTTGAGAAAGGGACGGTTCAGGTAGGCGATAAGGTGAAGAGAATGGCTGAGGAGTGTAGAGACGGAGTTGGGAAGATCACTCAGAGGTTCAAGACCTAA
- the LOC106348299 gene encoding cleavage and polyadenylation specificity factor subunit 2, with protein MGTSVQVSPLCGVYNENPLAYLVSIDGFNFLLDCGWNDLFDTSLLEPLSRVASTVDAVLLSHPDTLHLGALPYAMKQLGLSAPVYATEPVHRLGLLTMYDQYLSRKQVSDFDLFTLDDIDSAFQNVIRLTYSQNYHLSGKGEGIVIAPHVAGHMLGGSIWKITKDGEEVVYAVDYNHRKERHLNGTVLQSFVRPAVLITDAYNALYTNQTQSHHRDTEFLDTISKHLEVGGNVLLPVDTAGRVLELLLILEQHWSQRAFSFPIYFLTYVSSSTIDYVKSFLEWMSDSISKSFETSRDNAFLLRHVTLLINKTDLDNAPPGPKVVLASMASLEAGFARDIFVEWANDPRNLVLFTETGQFGTLARMLQSAPPPKFVKVTMSKRVPLSGEELIAYEEEQNRLKREEALRASLVKEEETKVSHGPDDNSSEPMVIDTKTTHDVVGSHGPAYKDILIDGFVPPSSSVAPMFPFYDNTADWDEYGEVINPDDYVIKDEDMDRGAMHAGGDVDGRLDEATASLMLDTRPSKVISNELIVTVSCSLVKMDYEGRSDGRSIKSTIAHVSPLKLVLVHATAEATEHLKQHCLNSICPHVYGPKIEETIDVTSDLCAYKVQLSEKLMSNVIFKKLGDSEVAWVDSEVGKTESEKRCLQPMASAAAPHKPVLVGDLKMQDFKQFLASKGVQVEFAGGGALRCGEYVTLRKVGPTGQKGGASGPQQILIEGPLCEDYYKIRDYLYSQFYLL; from the exons ATGGGTACTTCGGTGCAGGTTTCTCCACTGTGCGGAGTGTACAACGAGAACCCACTTGCGTACTTGGTCTCCATCGATGGCTTCAACTTCCTCCTCGACTGTGGTTGGAACGACCTCTTCGACACTTCCCTCCTCGAACCTCTCTCCAG GGTTGCTTCTACAGTAGATGCGGTTTTGCTTTCTCATCCAGATACGCTTCACCTCGGTGCTCTTCCTTATGCCATGAAGCAGCTTGGACTCTCTGCTCCCGTTTACGCCACCGAGCCTGTTCACAGATTAGGTCTCCTCACAATGTACGATCAGTATCTATCCAGAAAG CAAGTCTCCGACTTTGATCTGTTTACGCTGGATGACATTGATTCCGCTTTCCAGAATGTCATCAGATTGACTTACTCTCAGAACTACCATCTTTCTG GGAAGGGAGAGGGTATTGTAATCGCTCCTCATGTTGCTGGACATATGCTGGGAGGTAGTATTTGGAAGATTACAAAGGATGGGGAGGAGGTTGTGTATGCTGTTGACTACAATCATCGGAAAGAAAG GCATTTAAACGGAACTGTTTTACAGTCTTTTGTTCGGCCTGCTGTTCTGATTACCGATGCGTACAATGCTCTTTATACCAATCAAACCCAAAGCCATCACAGGGACACAGAATTTCTAG ATACCATTTCGAAACATTTGGAAGTTGGGGGAAATGTTTTATTGCCAGTAGACACTGCGGGTCGAGTTCTGGAACTTCTCTTGATACTTGAACAG CATTGGTCACAGAGAGCTTTTAGCTTTCCCATTTACTTTCTCACATATGTGTCATCTAGCACAATTGACTATGTTAAGAGCTTCCTCGAGTGGATGAGTGACTCCATTTCAAAGTCCTTTGAGACATCACGTGATAATGCCTTTCTATTGAG GCATGTCACTCTCTTGATAAACAAGACTGATCTGGATAATGCTCCACCTGGTCCAAAG GTTGTTCTTGCGTCCATGGCTAGTCTTGAAGCTGGTTTTGCTCGAGATATATTCGTGGAGTGGGCCAATGATCCCAGAAATTTAGTCCTCTTTACCGAAACAGGCCAG TTTGGCACTTTAGCTCGTATGCTTCAGTCAGCCCCACCTCCCAAATTTGTTAAAGTCACCATGTCTAAGAGGGTTCCTTTGTCCGGGGAAGAGTTGATTGCATATGAAGAGGAGCAAAACAGATTGAAGAGAGAGGAAGCCCTGCGAGCTAGCCTCGTCAAAGAGGAGGAAACGAAAGTTTCCCACGGACCTGATGATAATTCAAGTGAACCTATGGTCATAGATACCAAGACTACTCACGATG TTGTTGGGTCTCACGGGCCTGCATATAAAGATATATTGATAGATGGATTTGTTCCCCCATCCAGCAGCGTTGCTCCAATGTTCCCATTCTATGATAACACAGCTGACTGGGACGAGTATGGGGAGGTCATTAATCCAGATGACTACGTGATCAAGGATGAGGACATGGACCGAGGAGCAATGCAT GCAGGAGGTGATGTGGATGGAAGGCTTGATGAGGCAACTGCTAGTCTCATGCTAGATACTAGACCTTCGAAAGTCATATCCAATGAGCTCATT GTGACTGTTAGTTGTTCACTGGTCAAAATGGACTACGAAGGTCGTTCAGATGGCCGCTCAATCAAGTCAACGATTGCACATGTTTCTCCTCTGAAACTT GTTCTGGTGCACGCAACAGCAGAGGCTACGGAGCATTTGAAGCAACACTGCTTGAACAGCATCTGTCCGCACGTGTACGGTCCGAAAATAGAGGAGACCATTGATGTGACTTCTGATCTATGTGCCTATAAG GTCCAACTCTCTGAAAAGCTGATGAGCAATGTGATCTTCAAGAAG CTGGGAGATTCAGAAGTAGCATGGGTGGATTCAGAGGTAGGGAAGACAGAGAGCGAGAAGCGGTGTCTGCAACCAATGGCAAGTGCAGCAGCTCCTCACAAACCTGTGCTAGTGGGAGATCTGAAAATGCAAGACTTTAAGCAGTTTCTGGCAAGCAAAGGAGTTCAGGTAGAGTTTGCAGGTGGAGGAGCTTTACGATGCGGTGAATATGTCACTCTAAGGAAGGTCGGTCCAACTGGTCAGAAG GGAGGAGCATCAGGGCCACAGCAAATTCTGATAGAAGGACCGTTGTGTGAGGATTATTATAAGATCAGGGATTATCTCTATTCTCAGTTTTACCTCCTCTGA